A window of Jannaschia sp. M317 contains these coding sequences:
- a CDS encoding cytochrome c3 family protein, with protein sequence MKTKHLWLLWIALTVGLGFAASARLYVGGDRTAFLPGETSGVHHQFEVACETCHTSEPFEDQNSIRKDLNKTCVTCHKDDLKEANDSHPVKKFKNPRMAAYWDRIDARFCTSCHSEHEPEITLAGLLTLPGDLCVACHSEGEQDVRVNRPTHEGLTFDTCASSGCHNFHDNRALYEDFLVKHAGQPWLAPEPVHPPAVLARARLRPDADALAGYLAAVVAPEVAQGTQADTHWAASAHAAADVGCGGCHAPEAETPAEIEAAWIDAPEEAVCTDCHRGQAKTFALGRHGMRGHPEIARPRNTERMLKRLGWDDPAEGVVTALEAYLGDTAPPPLMSTSEARVDLHPEALGRHVTCSTCHAPHEQDLQVASVGACLTCHSDDHSQAYQDSPHHDLVLAERAGDLPPGSGVTCATCHMPQAERRGVVSTNHNQNDTLRPNEKMIRPVCMSCHSLEFSIDALADADLVRRNFSGEPDRHVESIDWAVNRVDRPDEGANQ encoded by the coding sequence ATGAAGACCAAGCATCTTTGGCTGTTGTGGATCGCGCTGACGGTGGGGCTGGGCTTTGCCGCCTCAGCCCGGTTGTACGTCGGTGGCGATCGGACGGCGTTTCTGCCGGGGGAGACATCCGGGGTGCACCATCAGTTCGAGGTCGCCTGCGAAACCTGCCATACCTCGGAGCCTTTCGAGGATCAGAACTCCATTCGCAAGGATCTGAACAAGACCTGCGTCACCTGTCACAAGGACGACCTGAAAGAGGCCAACGACAGCCATCCGGTCAAGAAATTCAAGAACCCAAGGATGGCCGCCTATTGGGACCGGATCGACGCGCGGTTCTGCACATCGTGTCATTCCGAACATGAACCCGAGATCACACTGGCCGGTCTGCTGACCCTGCCCGGTGACCTGTGCGTCGCCTGCCATTCCGAAGGTGAACAGGATGTGCGCGTGAATCGCCCCACGCACGAGGGGCTGACGTTCGATACCTGCGCGTCTTCGGGGTGCCACAACTTTCATGACAACCGCGCGCTCTATGAGGACTTTCTGGTCAAGCACGCCGGTCAGCCATGGCTCGCGCCCGAGCCTGTGCACCCGCCCGCCGTGCTGGCCCGTGCCCGTCTGCGCCCGGATGCGGATGCGCTGGCAGGCTACCTTGCAGCGGTCGTCGCGCCCGAGGTCGCACAGGGCACGCAGGCCGATACCCACTGGGCCGCCTCCGCCCATGCGGCGGCGGACGTCGGTTGCGGCGGATGTCATGCGCCCGAGGCCGAAACCCCGGCCGAGATCGAAGCCGCCTGGATCGACGCCCCGGAGGAGGCCGTCTGCACCGACTGTCATCGCGGTCAGGCCAAGACATTCGCCCTGGGGCGCCACGGCATGCGCGGCCATCCCGAAATTGCGCGTCCGCGAAACACCGAACGGATGCTCAAGCGGCTGGGCTGGGACGACCCTGCCGAAGGCGTCGTGACCGCGCTGGAGGCCTATCTGGGCGACACCGCGCCGCCGCCTCTGATGTCCACGTCCGAGGCCCGCGTCGATCTGCACCCAGAGGCCCTGGGCCGCCACGTCACCTGTTCCACCTGTCACGCCCCGCACGAACAGGATCTGCAGGTTGCGTCCGTCGGGGCCTGCCTGACCTGCCATTCCGACGACCACAGCCAGGCCTACCAGGACAGCCCGCACCACGACCTGGTGCTGGCCGAACGGGCGGGCGACTTGCCGCCCGGGTCTGGGGTGACCTGTGCCACCTGTCACATGCCCCAGGCCGAGCGCCGCGGTGTGGTCAGCACCAATCACAACCAGAACGACACTCTTCGCCCGAATGAAAAGATGATCCGTCCCGTCTGCATGTCCTGCCACAGCCTCGAATTCTCGATCGACGCGCTGGCCGATGCGGATCTGGTGCGACGGAATTTCTCGGGTGAACCGGATCGCCATGTCGAAAGCATCGACTGGGCGGTGAACCGCGTGGACCGACCGGACGAAGGCGCCAACCAATGA
- a CDS encoding FAD-dependent oxidoreductase, producing the protein MSAEFNSISNPGTAAPHDGIVIVGGGPVGMRTAQVLARAGLASVVLTDETVDPYNRVQLTPLLAGEAQFRDIILPGPTRPEQAAQLCLGQHVVRIDRTTRKVVTAAGAIWPYRKLVLATGSRAFVPNIPGRHRDGVFRFRSADDASALLARSFSARRVAVIGGGLLGLEAARGMAQRGCAVTIVEHEGRLMPRQLDAAGGALLADRVADMGVVVRTGVAVKEITGTERVAGLALSDGTEIACDTVVICTGIRANLDLARDAGLAFGRGITVDDRMQTSDPDILAVGECAEHDGQLYGLVGPGLLQAEVAADRIAGHASRFDARPPATKLKVIGAEVFSAGPVEQLEARANVRTHAWQSGGAYRRIFIERGRLVAAIAVGGWRDVGRVQDAVGHGLTVQPWMVFRFRANGHLWPESDHSAEVMADGATVCNCTGVTAGQLRRAMSQGAATVPDLSAATGAGTVCGTCQPLMAEMIDAGGAPEPIPLWKPVLGLSSVAMLIGAVPLVVGAVPFPDSYAPDSLRDWLWRDNIVKQWTGFLLVGLTLAAFALGLRKRVRWLDRLGGFNGWRLVHNGIGLVALAGFLLHTGFALGSGWNLALGLTFLGAILIGALAGLATGGDHALRARQIGTARNPPRRVPTWAHILLLWPLPLLVLFHALASYAF; encoded by the coding sequence GTGTCCGCAGAGTTCAACTCCATATCCAACCCCGGAACGGCGGCCCCGCACGACGGGATCGTGATCGTCGGGGGTGGCCCGGTTGGAATGCGCACGGCGCAGGTGCTGGCACGCGCGGGCCTGGCATCGGTCGTGCTGACGGATGAGACGGTCGATCCCTACAATCGCGTGCAACTGACGCCCCTGCTTGCGGGCGAGGCACAGTTTCGGGACATCATCCTGCCGGGGCCAACAAGGCCCGAGCAGGCCGCGCAGCTTTGCCTGGGGCAGCACGTTGTGCGAATCGACCGCACCACGCGCAAGGTCGTGACAGCCGCAGGGGCGATCTGGCCCTATCGCAAGCTGGTCCTGGCGACCGGATCGCGCGCCTTTGTACCCAACATCCCCGGACGGCATCGCGACGGTGTGTTCCGCTTTCGCAGCGCCGATGACGCCTCGGCCCTGCTGGCGCGGTCGTTTTCGGCGCGGCGTGTCGCGGTGATCGGTGGCGGGCTGCTGGGATTGGAGGCGGCGCGCGGCATGGCACAGCGCGGTTGTGCGGTCACCATTGTCGAACACGAGGGCCGGTTGATGCCACGTCAGCTGGATGCCGCAGGCGGTGCCCTTTTGGCGGACCGGGTCGCGGACATGGGGGTCGTCGTGCGCACAGGGGTCGCGGTCAAGGAAATCACCGGCACGGAACGTGTCGCAGGACTCGCGCTGTCCGACGGGACGGAGATCGCCTGCGACACGGTCGTGATCTGCACCGGCATCCGCGCCAATCTGGACCTGGCGCGCGACGCCGGGCTGGCCTTTGGTCGGGGCATCACGGTCGATGATCGCATGCAGACCTCGGACCCGGATATCCTGGCCGTCGGCGAATGCGCCGAACATGATGGTCAGCTCTACGGGCTGGTCGGTCCCGGCCTGTTGCAGGCAGAGGTCGCCGCCGACCGGATCGCGGGTCACGCGTCGCGGTTCGATGCCCGCCCACCCGCCACAAAGCTGAAGGTCATCGGGGCCGAGGTTTTTTCCGCAGGACCGGTCGAACAACTGGAGGCCCGCGCAAACGTCCGCACCCATGCCTGGCAAAGCGGCGGTGCCTACCGCCGCATCTTTATCGAGCGGGGGCGTCTGGTCGCCGCCATCGCAGTCGGCGGCTGGCGCGATGTCGGACGGGTGCAGGACGCGGTTGGTCACGGGCTGACGGTGCAGCCCTGGATGGTCTTCCGGTTTCGCGCCAACGGTCACCTCTGGCCGGAAAGCGACCACAGCGCAGAGGTGATGGCCGATGGCGCGACGGTCTGTAATTGCACGGGGGTGACTGCGGGTCAGCTGCGCCGTGCCATGTCGCAGGGTGCCGCGACCGTCCCGGATCTGTCTGCGGCGACCGGGGCAGGGACCGTCTGCGGTACCTGCCAGCCGCTGATGGCCGAGATGATCGACGCGGGTGGCGCGCCGGAACCGATCCCCTTGTGGAAACCGGTGCTGGGGCTGTCGTCGGTGGCCATGCTGATCGGGGCTGTACCCCTGGTGGTCGGGGCCGTGCCGTTTCCGGACAGCTACGCGCCCGACAGCCTGCGGGATTGGCTGTGGCGGGACAACATCGTCAAGCAATGGACAGGGTTTCTGCTGGTCGGCCTGACGTTGGCCGCCTTTGCACTGGGTCTGCGCAAGCGGGTACGCTGGCTGGACAGGCTTGGCGGGTTCAATGGGTGGCGGTTGGTGCACAACGGCATCGGGCTGGTCGCCTTGGCCGGGTTTCTGTTGCACACCGGTTTTGCGCTTGGATCCGGTTGGAACCTGGCTTTGGGGCTGACGTTTCTGGGGGCCATCCTGATCGGTGCCTTGGCGGGGCTTGCGACCGGTGGGGATCATGCCCTGCGCGCGCGCCAGATCGGAACCGCCCGCAACCCGCCGCGCCGGGTTCCGACTTGGGCGCACATCCTGCTGCTTTGGCCGCTGCCGTTGCTCGTCCTGTTTCACGCGCTTGCGTCCTATGCGTTCTGA
- a CDS encoding choline ABC transporter substrate-binding protein: MIRLTLTASALALSAAAAQAACEEVNFADVGWTDITATTAATSVLLEALGYETDVKVLSVPVTYTSMAAGDIDVFLGNWMPTMEGDIAPYREAGTVDTVRANLEGAKYTLAVNDAAQALGIASFGDIAAYADALDGKIFGIEPGNDGNRLIQSMIDADAFGLSDFEVVESSEQGMLAQVERLTRREEPIVFLGWEPHPMNANFDLTYLEGGDDFFGPNLGGATVYTNTRAGYVADCPNVGKLLENLSFTLSMENEIMGAILNDGEDPEDAATTWLKAHTDVLDGWLDGVTTLDGGDALAAVTAALQ; this comes from the coding sequence ATGATCCGTCTGACACTGACCGCGTCCGCGCTGGCCCTTTCCGCCGCAGCCGCACAGGCCGCCTGCGAAGAGGTCAACTTTGCCGATGTTGGCTGGACTGACATCACCGCAACCACAGCCGCGACCTCCGTTCTGCTGGAGGCGCTGGGCTATGAGACGGATGTCAAGGTGTTGTCCGTTCCGGTGACCTACACCTCGATGGCCGCAGGCGATATCGACGTGTTCCTGGGCAACTGGATGCCCACGATGGAAGGTGACATCGCCCCCTACCGTGAGGCCGGGACCGTGGACACGGTTCGCGCCAATCTCGAAGGGGCCAAGTATACGCTGGCCGTGAACGACGCCGCGCAAGCCCTTGGAATTGCGTCCTTCGGGGATATTGCAGCCTATGCCGATGCGCTGGACGGCAAGATCTTTGGCATCGAGCCGGGCAATGACGGCAACCGTCTGATCCAGTCGATGATCGACGCCGACGCCTTTGGCCTGTCGGACTTCGAGGTGGTCGAATCCTCCGAACAGGGGATGCTGGCGCAGGTGGAACGTCTGACCCGGCGCGAAGAGCCGATCGTCTTTCTCGGCTGGGAACCCCACCCCATGAACGCCAACTTCGATCTTACCTATCTGGAAGGTGGCGACGATTTCTTCGGGCCGAACCTGGGTGGCGCGACCGTCTACACCAACACCCGCGCCGGCTATGTCGCGGACTGCCCGAACGTTGGCAAACTGTTGGAAAATCTCAGCTTCACCTTGTCGATGGAGAATGAGATCATGGGCGCAATCCTCAACGACGGCGAAGACCCGGAGGATGCGGCAACGACCTGGCTGAAGGCGCACACCGACGTGCTGGACGGCTGGCTTGACGGTGTCACCACCCTGGACGGGGGCGATGCCCTCGCCGCCGTGACCGCCGCTCTTCAATAA
- the choW gene encoding choline ABC transporter permease subunit translates to MDWLTDNKIPVGKVAASVFDWLQDNFYWAFDAFAVAMEVMIDAILWVLQTPHPLIIVGVFVAFTWYLRRSWKTCLFIALGFLFILNQGYWEETTESLTLVLSACVVCMAVGVPIGIAAAHRPRFYATIRPVLDLMQTLPTFVYLIPAIVFFGIGMVPGLIATVIFVLPAPIRLTYLGVVSTPMPLLEAARAFGGTPRQVLWKVELPYALPQIMVGLTQTIMLSLSMVVIAALVGADGLGVPVVRALNQVNTALGFESGFVIVVVAIMLDRMLNRGDSQ, encoded by the coding sequence ATGGACTGGCTAACCGACAACAAGATCCCGGTGGGAAAGGTCGCGGCCAGCGTCTTCGACTGGCTGCAAGACAACTTCTACTGGGCGTTCGACGCCTTCGCCGTGGCGATGGAAGTTATGATCGACGCGATCCTCTGGGTGCTGCAAACACCGCATCCCTTGATCATCGTCGGCGTTTTCGTCGCCTTCACCTGGTATCTGCGACGCAGCTGGAAAACCTGCCTGTTCATCGCCCTCGGTTTTCTGTTCATCCTGAACCAAGGCTATTGGGAAGAGACGACCGAAAGCCTGACATTGGTCCTGTCGGCTTGCGTCGTATGCATGGCGGTCGGGGTCCCGATCGGCATCGCGGCGGCCCACCGACCCAGGTTCTACGCCACGATCCGCCCTGTTCTGGACCTGATGCAGACCCTGCCGACCTTCGTATATCTGATCCCGGCCATCGTGTTCTTTGGCATCGGCATGGTGCCGGGCCTGATCGCGACGGTGATCTTTGTGCTGCCCGCACCGATCAGGTTGACCTACCTCGGCGTCGTGTCCACCCCGATGCCCCTGTTGGAAGCCGCGCGCGCCTTTGGTGGCACCCCGCGTCAGGTTCTCTGGAAGGTAGAGCTGCCCTATGCGCTGCCCCAGATCATGGTCGGCCTGACGCAAACGATCATGCTGTCGCTGTCGATGGTCGTGATCGCCGCGCTGGTCGGGGCCGACGGGCTGGGCGTGCCGGTTGTGCGTGCGCTCAACCAGGTGAACACGGCGTTGGGCTTTGAAAGCGGCTTCGTCATCGTGGTCGTCGCCATCATGCTCGACCGGATGCTGAACCGCGGAGACAGCCAATGA
- the choV gene encoding choline ABC transporter ATP-binding protein: MTAVRFDNVSIVFGDKPQVALPLMDQGLDRSEIQKKTGQVLGVHNCSLDVAEGEILVLMGLSGSGKSTLLRAVNGLNPVVRGSVTVTDGAWSSTLPDCSADDLRKLRRECVSMVFQQFGLLPWRSVRDNVGLGLELSGIAAPEIATRVDRQLALVGLSDWADRKVGDLSGGMQQRVGLARAFATEAPILLMDEPFSALDPLIRSRLQDELLELQSDLQRTIIFVSHDLDEAFKIGNRIAIMEGGRIVQCGTPQEIIATPANDYVADFVSHMNPLTVLTAGDVMVTGTPAPEATALPHDTPVETVMREVLSTGPVAIHQNGKPVGQISETDILRALSKDDQPSA; this comes from the coding sequence ATGACCGCCGTGCGTTTCGACAACGTTTCCATCGTTTTCGGGGACAAGCCCCAAGTCGCCCTGCCCCTTATGGACCAAGGGCTTGACCGGTCCGAGATCCAGAAGAAAACGGGCCAGGTTCTGGGCGTCCACAACTGCTCGCTCGATGTGGCCGAAGGTGAGATCCTGGTGCTGATGGGTCTGTCCGGTTCGGGCAAGTCGACCTTGTTGCGGGCGGTGAATGGTTTGAACCCGGTGGTGCGCGGGTCGGTTACGGTGACCGACGGGGCCTGGTCGTCGACCCTGCCCGATTGCTCGGCGGATGATCTGCGCAAGCTGCGGCGCGAATGCGTGTCCATGGTTTTTCAGCAATTCGGCCTGCTGCCCTGGCGCAGCGTGCGCGACAACGTGGGCCTGGGGTTGGAGCTGTCCGGCATCGCCGCGCCTGAAATCGCGACCCGCGTCGATCGGCAACTGGCGCTGGTCGGCCTTTCGGATTGGGCCGACCGCAAGGTGGGCGATCTGTCGGGCGGGATGCAACAACGTGTGGGCCTGGCCCGTGCATTCGCAACCGAAGCCCCGATCCTGCTGATGGACGAGCCGTTCTCGGCGCTCGACCCGTTGATCCGGTCCCGCCTTCAGGATGAACTGTTGGAGCTGCAATCGGACCTGCAGCGCACGATCATTTTCGTCAGCCACGACCTGGACGAGGCGTTCAAGATCGGCAACCGCATCGCCATCATGGAGGGGGGGCGCATCGTTCAATGCGGCACCCCGCAGGAAATCATCGCCACACCCGCGAACGACTATGTGGCGGATTTCGTGTCGCACATGAACCCGCTGACCGTTCTGACCGCAGGTGACGTTATGGTCACCGGCACCCCCGCGCCAGAGGCGACCGCCCTGCCCCACGACACCCCGGTCGAAACGGTGATGCGCGAGGTGCTAAGCACCGGACCGGTTGCCATCCATCAGAACGGCAAACCGGTCGGTCAGATCAGCGAGACGGACATCCTGCGCGCGCTGTCCAAGGACGATCAGCCAAGCGCATAG
- the phoB gene encoding phosphate regulon transcriptional regulator PhoB, with the protein MSANPSVLVVEDEAPQREILVYNLEAEGYDVRQATSGDAAMDLAREDAPDLILLDWMLPEVSGIEVCRRLKSRPETRGIPVIMISARSEEVDRVRGLETGADDYVVKPYSVVELMARIRTQLRRVRPASVGEVLEFDDISVNTEEHRVFRQGAELHLGPTEFRLLTTFMERPGRVWSRDQLLDRVWGRDIYVDSRTVDVHVGRLRKALRNASGSDDPIRTVRGAGYALG; encoded by the coding sequence ATGTCTGCAAACCCCTCTGTCCTGGTTGTAGAGGACGAGGCCCCGCAACGGGAAATCCTCGTCTACAACCTGGAGGCCGAAGGCTATGACGTGCGTCAGGCCACTTCGGGTGATGCCGCCATGGATCTGGCGCGCGAAGATGCGCCGGATCTGATCCTGCTGGACTGGATGCTGCCCGAGGTGTCGGGCATCGAGGTGTGCCGTCGCCTGAAATCCCGGCCGGAAACGCGCGGCATTCCGGTCATCATGATCTCTGCGCGGTCCGAAGAAGTGGACCGGGTGCGGGGGTTGGAAACCGGGGCCGATGACTACGTGGTCAAACCCTATTCCGTGGTCGAATTGATGGCCCGTATCCGCACCCAACTGCGCCGTGTGCGGCCCGCATCGGTTGGCGAGGTGCTTGAATTCGATGACATTTCTGTCAACACCGAGGAACACCGCGTCTTCCGCCAGGGGGCCGAGTTGCACCTGGGGCCGACCGAGTTCCGCCTGCTGACGACATTCATGGAACGGCCGGGACGGGTCTGGTCGCGGGATCAGTTGCTGGACCGGGTCTGGGGGCGCGATATCTATGTCGACAGTCGCACCGTCGACGTCCACGTCGGGCGCCTGCGCAAGGCGCTGCGCAATGCCAGTGGATCCGACGACCCGATCCGTACGGTTCGGGGCGCGGGCTATGCGCTTGGCTGA
- the phoU gene encoding phosphate signaling complex protein PhoU has translation MIQSNHIVTAFDRDLEAIQALIMKMGGQVEDAIDKATIALIEGDSELAAKVRAGDKIIDAMEHNVNEEAARVIALRQPIATDLRTVLTIFRISAALERIGDYAKNMAKRSEILLELHPVEGGTASLRRMSKAVQLMLKDALDAYIQRDADLAADVRARDEEVDQMYNGLFREYLTHMMEDPRNITACMHLHFMAKNIERMGDLVTGIAEQVIYLVTGEMPDDERTKADITSSTKGGTVS, from the coding sequence ATGATCCAATCGAACCACATCGTGACGGCGTTTGACCGTGATCTGGAGGCGATCCAGGCCCTGATCATGAAAATGGGCGGGCAGGTCGAGGACGCCATCGACAAGGCAACCATCGCCTTGATCGAGGGCGACTCGGAACTGGCGGCCAAGGTGCGCGCCGGGGACAAGATCATCGACGCCATGGAACACAACGTCAACGAAGAGGCCGCGCGCGTCATCGCCCTGCGCCAGCCCATCGCGACCGACCTGCGCACCGTGCTGACCATCTTCCGCATCTCGGCGGCGCTGGAACGTATCGGGGACTATGCCAAGAACATGGCCAAGCGGTCCGAAATCCTGTTGGAGCTGCATCCGGTCGAAGGTGGCACCGCCAGCCTGCGCCGCATGTCCAAGGCCGTTCAGCTGATGCTGAAGGATGCGCTGGACGCTTATATCCAGCGCGATGCCGATCTGGCCGCCGACGTGCGCGCCCGCGACGAAGAAGTGGACCAGATGTATAACGGTCTGTTCCGTGAATATCTGACCCACATGATGGAAGACCCGCGCAACATCACGGCCTGCATGCACCTGCATTTCATGGCCAAGAACATAGAGCGCATGGGCGATCTGGTCACCGGCATCGCCGAACAGGTCATCTATCTGGTGACCGGCGAAATGCCCGATGATGAGCGGACGAAGGCCGACATCACCTCGTCCACCAAGGGCGGCACGGTGAGCTGA